In one Umezawaea sp. Da 62-37 genomic region, the following are encoded:
- a CDS encoding branched-chain amino acid ABC transporter permease, whose amino-acid sequence MTNPLRYLDTPLRRVNAVVVAVALVFAIVYPYLVPPSMIGVGFVALLYALRNFTWNIAGGYVGQLSLAHIVAFGTGAFSVAVLTWRHEVNAWIALVVGVVIAAVLGFLISLLMSRFGVNAFFLALGTLALSLAAAGVAASWTFLGDINGISYSGTEEGFAHLQWYVDPSGFYYTTLGFLVVITAGTAALMRFTHFGRSLPFIREDPVIAASMGIHVVRNQALAMALSMGLTSIAGTLIAQYVQIVSYDSVLTVEIGVAMMVGSIIGGAGTLAGPIVAGIGIAVLEEFLRSFAVSSANVSSYTQIAYAVVVILLLRFGTGGIMPLWEAGVRAVFGSGRKKAVPAASEQPVGELVDGRVG is encoded by the coding sequence ATGACGAATCCGCTGCGGTACCTCGACACTCCACTGAGGAGGGTCAACGCCGTCGTCGTCGCGGTCGCCCTGGTCTTCGCGATCGTCTACCCCTACCTGGTCCCGCCGTCCATGATCGGTGTCGGGTTCGTCGCGCTCCTCTACGCGCTGCGCAACTTCACCTGGAACATCGCGGGCGGCTACGTCGGCCAGCTGTCGCTGGCGCACATCGTCGCGTTCGGCACGGGCGCGTTCTCGGTGGCGGTCCTGACCTGGCGCCACGAGGTCAACGCCTGGATCGCGCTGGTGGTCGGCGTCGTCATCGCCGCCGTGCTCGGGTTCCTGATCAGCCTGCTGATGAGCCGGTTCGGCGTGAACGCGTTCTTCCTGGCGCTGGGCACGCTCGCGCTGAGCCTCGCCGCGGCGGGCGTCGCCGCGTCGTGGACGTTCCTGGGCGACATCAACGGCATCTCCTACTCGGGCACCGAGGAGGGCTTCGCGCACCTCCAGTGGTACGTCGACCCGAGCGGCTTCTACTACACGACACTGGGTTTCCTCGTCGTGATCACCGCCGGGACCGCGGCGCTGATGAGGTTCACCCACTTCGGGCGGTCGCTGCCGTTCATCCGCGAGGACCCGGTGATCGCGGCCAGCATGGGCATCCACGTCGTGCGCAACCAGGCGCTCGCGATGGCGCTGAGCATGGGGCTCACGTCGATCGCCGGAACCCTGATCGCGCAGTACGTCCAGATCGTCAGCTACGACTCCGTGCTCACCGTGGAGATCGGCGTGGCCATGATGGTCGGCTCGATCATCGGCGGCGCGGGGACGCTGGCGGGCCCGATCGTCGCCGGGATCGGCATCGCCGTGCTGGAGGAGTTCCTCCGCTCGTTCGCGGTGTCCTCGGCCAACGTCAGCAGCTACACCCAGATCGCCTACGCCGTGGTGGTGATCCTCCTCCTGCGGTTCGGCACCGGCGGCATCATGCCGCTCTGGGAGGCGGGCGTGCGCGCGGTCTTCGGCAGCGGTCGCAAGAAGGCCGTGCCCGCCGCGTCGGAACAGCCGGTTGGGGAACTCGTCGACGGGAGGGTGGGCTGA
- a CDS encoding branched-chain amino acid ABC transporter permease, with amino-acid sequence MSTVLQLASTGLLQGLLYSLIGIGLYLVFTVMRVVNFAHGYFVLIGMYGVLTLQPQGVLAFIGAIVVAALGGALVGYLVQRFLLESGLAKGGHSQLVITLSLGIAIQYLFQVLHPEPFETIPNPYPFEAFTSSGVTISAPRMAAGVLSLVLVLAVSFLVYRTRIGTIIRGCSESLNGAIHVGINVRRVYRLTFALGCGLAAIAGGLLLPIQPVSPALGLELTIKAFIVVVIGGAGSLWGTVAAGVLLGLAEALGSLYAPGTFATALVYGLFFLVILVRPQGLVVRATARIKPRKALTKVGVG; translated from the coding sequence ATGAGCACGGTTCTCCAGCTGGCGTCCACCGGACTGCTGCAGGGACTGCTCTACTCGCTGATCGGCATCGGCCTGTACCTGGTGTTCACCGTCATGCGGGTGGTGAACTTCGCCCACGGCTACTTCGTGCTGATCGGGATGTACGGGGTGCTCACCCTCCAGCCGCAGGGGGTGCTCGCCTTCATCGGCGCGATCGTCGTCGCGGCGCTCGGCGGCGCGCTCGTCGGGTACCTGGTGCAGCGGTTCCTGCTGGAATCGGGGCTGGCCAAGGGCGGCCACAGCCAGCTGGTGATCACGCTGAGCCTGGGTATCGCCATCCAGTACCTGTTCCAGGTCCTGCACCCGGAACCGTTCGAGACGATCCCCAACCCGTACCCGTTCGAGGCGTTCACCTCGTCCGGCGTGACGATCAGCGCGCCCCGGATGGCCGCGGGCGTGCTGAGCCTGGTGCTCGTGCTGGCGGTGTCGTTCCTGGTCTACCGCACCAGGATCGGCACCATCATCCGCGGCTGCTCGGAAAGCCTCAACGGCGCGATCCACGTGGGCATCAACGTCCGCCGCGTCTACCGGCTGACGTTCGCGCTGGGCTGCGGGCTGGCGGCGATCGCGGGCGGCCTGCTGCTGCCGATCCAGCCGGTGTCGCCCGCGCTGGGGCTGGAGCTGACGATCAAGGCGTTCATCGTCGTGGTCATCGGCGGCGCGGGCTCGCTGTGGGGGACCGTCGCGGCGGGCGTCCTGCTCGGGCTCGCCGAGGCGCTCGGCAGCCTCTACGCGCCGGGGACCTTCGCCACGGCGCTGGTGTACGGGCTGTTCTTCCTGGTGATCCTGGTCAGGCCGCAGGGCCTGGTGGTACGGGCGACCGCGCGGATCAAGCCGCGGAAGGCCCTGACGAAGGTGGGTGTGGGATGA
- a CDS encoding ABC transporter ATP-binding protein, producing the protein MATTLEIEGLSVRRGRSEVLHQVDLVVHEGECVCLVGSNGAGKTSLIEGVLGMLPAKARTLSFLGESLLGVRPWDRVRRGLVVVPQDRDLFSGMTVEENLRLGAIAVADRTSVDTVLAEIYELFPRLSERAEQLAGTLSGGERSMLAIGRGLMSQPKMLVFDEPSLGLAPMVVTLIMSTIARINERGTTVLLVEQNVHQAFALASRAYVLENGHIAGEGPTDELADSELMRRGYLGSAATGGVVKA; encoded by the coding sequence ATGGCGACCACGTTGGAGATCGAGGGCCTCAGCGTCAGGCGGGGCCGGTCCGAGGTGCTGCACCAGGTCGACCTGGTTGTCCACGAGGGTGAGTGCGTCTGCCTCGTCGGGTCCAACGGGGCGGGCAAGACTTCGCTGATCGAGGGCGTGCTGGGAATGCTGCCCGCCAAGGCCAGGACGCTGTCGTTCCTGGGGGAGTCGCTGCTCGGCGTCCGCCCCTGGGACCGGGTCCGCCGGGGCCTGGTCGTGGTCCCGCAGGACCGCGACCTGTTCTCCGGCATGACCGTGGAGGAGAACCTGAGGCTCGGCGCGATCGCGGTGGCCGACCGCACGTCGGTCGACACCGTGCTGGCCGAGATCTACGAGCTGTTCCCGCGGCTGTCCGAACGCGCGGAGCAGCTCGCCGGGACGCTCAGCGGAGGCGAGCGCAGCATGTTGGCCATCGGCCGCGGCCTGATGTCCCAGCCGAAGATGCTCGTCTTCGACGAACCCTCGCTCGGTCTGGCGCCCATGGTGGTCACGCTGATCATGAGCACCATCGCGCGGATCAACGAGCGCGGCACGACGGTGCTGCTGGTGGAGCAGAACGTGCACCAGGCGTTCGCCCTCGCCTCCAGGGCCTACGTCCTGGAGAACGGCCACATCGCCGGTGAGGGCCCGACCGACGAGCTGGCCGACTCGGAGCTGATGCGGCGCGGCTACCTCGGCAGCGCCGCGACCGGAGGGGTGGTGAAGGCATGA
- a CDS encoding ABC transporter substrate-binding protein has product MATKKSHGLLDIQASRRRFLMGAGALGATGLLAACGDSGSASGGSGGDNPITVGYVASLTGATAAYGTQTLNALQLAAKDLNGLGGILGRQVVIKAVDNQSKPDAVPALMKQLVQDGCKIILGASASPPTVVAATTADQIKVPLLVPMEAAASIIGDGRKYAFKLEPTMPDEKGWAAASVRAVMAGAKAAGSPVRTALIVHASLGAFPEAKTAWERTLKDEFPDVKLLDTISYDESSTSDYAPLVSRVQAANPDVLIFGGNPQGTFQFYPALKASGFVPRATVGVLGGNTNTKFVESAGDIAENDLAGSYWTQKLKAKEGSKFSPQKFYDDYVAAYDGQKPDGIGACYYSALAVAAEAMTIAGTADDSEKIAQALRKVDFDGLGGDKNGMYIIGHGVKFDEKGLNTKAEGIVTQVQGGEFIPVYPENVATAKIVYPRPGSK; this is encoded by the coding sequence ATGGCCACCAAGAAGTCCCACGGTCTGCTCGACATCCAGGCGTCCCGGCGCCGCTTCCTGATGGGCGCGGGCGCGCTGGGCGCCACGGGTCTGCTGGCCGCCTGCGGCGACTCCGGTTCGGCCTCCGGCGGCAGCGGCGGCGACAACCCGATCACCGTCGGCTACGTCGCCTCCCTCACCGGGGCCACCGCGGCCTACGGCACGCAGACCCTCAACGCCCTCCAGCTGGCGGCCAAGGACCTCAACGGGCTGGGCGGGATCCTCGGCCGCCAGGTCGTCATCAAGGCCGTCGACAACCAGTCCAAGCCCGACGCCGTGCCCGCGCTGATGAAGCAGCTCGTGCAGGACGGCTGCAAGATCATCCTCGGTGCCTCCGCCAGCCCGCCCACCGTCGTGGCGGCGACGACCGCCGACCAGATCAAGGTGCCGTTGCTCGTCCCGATGGAGGCCGCGGCGTCGATCATCGGCGACGGCCGCAAGTACGCGTTCAAGCTCGAACCCACGATGCCCGACGAGAAGGGCTGGGCCGCCGCGTCGGTGCGCGCCGTCATGGCGGGCGCCAAGGCCGCGGGGAGCCCGGTGCGGACCGCGCTGATCGTCCACGCGAGCCTCGGCGCCTTCCCGGAGGCCAAGACCGCGTGGGAGCGCACCCTCAAGGACGAGTTCCCCGACGTCAAGCTGCTGGACACCATCTCCTACGACGAGTCGTCCACCAGCGACTACGCCCCGCTGGTGAGCCGCGTGCAGGCGGCGAACCCGGACGTGCTGATCTTCGGCGGCAACCCGCAGGGCACGTTCCAGTTCTACCCCGCGCTCAAGGCGTCCGGCTTCGTCCCGCGGGCGACCGTCGGCGTGCTGGGCGGCAACACCAACACCAAGTTCGTCGAGTCGGCGGGCGACATCGCGGAGAACGACCTGGCGGGCAGCTACTGGACCCAGAAGCTGAAGGCCAAGGAGGGCTCCAAGTTCTCGCCGCAGAAGTTCTACGACGACTACGTGGCGGCCTACGACGGCCAGAAGCCCGACGGCATCGGGGCGTGCTACTACTCGGCGCTCGCGGTCGCCGCCGAGGCGATGACCATCGCGGGCACGGCCGACGACTCGGAGAAGATCGCGCAGGCGCTGCGCAAGGTCGACTTCGACGGCCTCGGCGGCGACAAGAACGGCATGTACATCATCGGCCACGGCGTGAAGTTCGACGAGAAGGGCCTGAACACCAAGGCCGAGGGCATCGTGACCCAGGTGCAGGGCGGCGAGTTCATCCCCGTGTACCCGGAGAACGTGGCCACCGCCAAGATCGTCTACCCGCGTCCCGGAAGCAAGTAG
- a CDS encoding enoyl-CoA hydratase-related protein — translation MTAPLLLDVTDSVATVTLNRPDHLNALSSELQRELVEVFADLDRDDSVRVVLLAANGDRAFSAGADLKQMNGNDKAGAAAYLPMSGPTRNLYETVLECGKPTLAVLHGWVVGGGLELAMACDLRIAADDARLMLPESKVGLGANFGSQMLPRLVPMGIAFQMLYLGEPLDAVDAHRVGLVNWLAPRAELADRARGIAAQLVERAPVTLRRYKAMVRVGSTLPISTALRLDPGPSPYTSADRLEGAAAFVEKRKPHWTGR, via the coding sequence ATGACCGCGCCGCTGCTGCTCGACGTCACCGACTCCGTGGCGACGGTGACCCTGAACCGCCCCGACCACCTGAACGCGCTCAGCTCGGAGCTGCAACGGGAACTGGTCGAGGTGTTCGCGGACCTGGACCGCGACGACTCCGTCCGGGTCGTGCTCCTGGCCGCGAACGGGGACCGCGCCTTCAGCGCCGGTGCGGACCTCAAGCAGATGAACGGGAACGACAAGGCGGGCGCGGCGGCGTACCTGCCGATGAGCGGACCGACGCGGAACCTCTACGAAACGGTGCTGGAGTGCGGGAAACCGACGCTCGCGGTGCTGCACGGCTGGGTCGTCGGAGGCGGCCTGGAACTGGCGATGGCGTGCGACCTGCGCATCGCCGCCGACGACGCGCGGCTGATGCTGCCGGAGTCGAAAGTGGGGCTGGGGGCGAACTTCGGCAGCCAGATGCTGCCGAGGCTGGTGCCGATGGGGATCGCGTTCCAGATGCTGTACCTGGGCGAGCCGCTGGACGCGGTCGACGCCCACCGGGTGGGGCTGGTCAACTGGCTGGCCCCGCGAGCGGAGTTGGCGGACCGGGCCCGCGGGATCGCGGCGCAGCTCGTCGAGCGCGCGCCGGTGACCCTGCGCCGCTACAAGGCGATGGTGCGGGTGGGCTCGACGCTGCCCATCTCGACCGCGCTCCGCCTGGATCCGGGTCCGAGTCCGTACACGAGCGCCGATCGGCTTGAGGGGGCCGCGGCGTTCGTCGAGAAGCGAAAACCGCACTGGACCGGTCGGTGA
- a CDS encoding acyl-CoA dehydrogenase family protein — protein MTDELQLLDETVRAIFAKHFDRDTRAATGREFPRELWTVLDKSGLTALGDVESGAGLAELVVLARAVGRAGAPVPLVESAGLAAWLVTGAGLDLPPGLTTCAAAHPDDDLTVVRAGDGWTATGVLHRVPWGRDSDQVAAVATGEGTTFAVVLPIPDDLRRGTNLADEPRDTVRFDGVALAADAVAPTAVDQDALRERGAVLRAASMGGAMEAALELSLAYAGEREQFGQPISSFQAVQHHLVAIAEETMCTGMAVQLAVSASPEQTSFAVAAAKNTAGCAARIVTKRAHQVHGAIGVTDEHALPWSTTRLWAWQDEFGTTRDWAALLGRGVLADGGAGLWPRLSASAGTGEAG, from the coding sequence GTGACCGACGAACTCCAGCTCCTGGACGAGACCGTGCGCGCCATCTTCGCCAAGCACTTCGACCGGGACACCCGCGCCGCCACCGGCCGCGAGTTCCCGCGCGAGTTGTGGACGGTGCTGGACAAGTCCGGGCTGACCGCGCTCGGCGACGTCGAGTCCGGCGCGGGCCTGGCCGAACTGGTCGTCCTGGCACGGGCCGTCGGCCGGGCGGGCGCGCCGGTGCCGCTGGTGGAGTCGGCGGGACTGGCGGCCTGGCTCGTGACCGGGGCGGGCCTCGACCTGCCCCCCGGCCTTACGACCTGCGCGGCCGCCCACCCCGACGACGACCTGACCGTGGTCCGCGCCGGGGACGGCTGGACGGCGACCGGTGTGCTGCACCGCGTCCCGTGGGGCCGCGACAGCGACCAGGTGGCCGCGGTCGCGACGGGGGAGGGCACGACGTTCGCCGTGGTGCTGCCGATCCCCGACGACCTCCGGCGCGGGACCAACCTCGCCGACGAGCCGCGCGACACCGTGCGGTTCGACGGGGTCGCCCTCGCCGCGGACGCGGTGGCGCCGACGGCGGTCGACCAGGACGCCCTGCGCGAACGGGGTGCCGTGCTGCGCGCCGCCTCCATGGGCGGGGCCATGGAGGCCGCGCTGGAGCTGTCGCTGGCCTACGCCGGTGAACGCGAGCAGTTCGGCCAGCCGATCTCCTCGTTCCAGGCGGTGCAGCACCACCTCGTCGCCATCGCGGAGGAGACCATGTGCACGGGCATGGCCGTGCAGCTCGCGGTGTCCGCCTCCCCGGAGCAGACGTCGTTCGCGGTCGCGGCGGCCAAGAACACCGCGGGATGCGCCGCGCGGATCGTGACCAAGCGGGCGCACCAGGTCCACGGCGCCATCGGCGTCACCGACGAGCACGCGCTGCCGTGGTCCACCACGCGGCTGTGGGCGTGGCAGGACGAGTTCGGCACCACCCGCGACTGGGCGGCGCTGCTGGGCCGCGGTGTGCTCGCGGACGGCGGCGCGGGCCTGTGGCCGCGGCTCAGCGCCAGCGCGGGCACGGGTGAGGCGGGATGA
- a CDS encoding acyl-CoA dehydrogenase family protein, with amino-acid sequence MIEFRPSGLTEDEEALRAEVREFVAEEFPSGTYLPELGINAGADVEFSRRLAARGWIGMVVPQEYGGPGRSATERFLVVEELLAAGAPVGAHWVADRQTAPVILSFGSERLKREFLPRIVGGDAFFCLGMSEPDSGSDLASVRTRATRTEGGWLLNGSKVWTSGAQYCHYVMTLCRTSPQEGRKHVGLSQLIVDLTSDGLTVSPIKLLNGQHHFNEVVFEDVFVPDHMVLGEVGSGWHQVTSELAYERSGPDRFLTTFPVLRYFLDFRDVAGPEAELRLGALAARYWVLRNMSLSIARSLDGGEVPAVEATLVKDLGTSFEHDVLDLVRDLSGGEQEPGGDLFDQLLAEATVTAPTFTLRGGTNEVLRTVAAKHLLREKRRAL; translated from the coding sequence ATGATCGAGTTCCGGCCCTCGGGCCTGACCGAGGACGAGGAAGCGCTCCGCGCCGAGGTGCGCGAGTTCGTGGCGGAGGAGTTCCCCAGCGGTACTTACCTGCCCGAGCTGGGCATCAACGCGGGCGCCGACGTGGAGTTCAGCCGCAGGCTGGCCGCCCGCGGCTGGATCGGCATGGTCGTGCCGCAGGAGTACGGCGGACCGGGCAGGTCGGCGACCGAGCGGTTCCTCGTCGTGGAGGAGCTGCTCGCGGCGGGCGCCCCGGTCGGAGCGCACTGGGTCGCCGACCGGCAGACCGCGCCGGTCATCCTGTCCTTCGGCAGCGAACGGCTCAAGCGCGAGTTCCTGCCCCGCATCGTCGGCGGTGACGCGTTCTTCTGCCTGGGCATGAGCGAACCCGACAGCGGGTCGGACCTCGCCTCCGTGCGCACCAGGGCGACCCGCACCGAGGGCGGCTGGCTGCTCAACGGCAGCAAGGTCTGGACGTCGGGCGCGCAGTACTGCCACTACGTGATGACGCTGTGCCGAACCTCCCCGCAGGAGGGGCGCAAGCACGTCGGGCTGAGCCAGCTGATCGTCGACCTGACGTCGGACGGCCTGACCGTGTCGCCCATCAAGCTGCTCAACGGGCAGCACCACTTCAACGAGGTCGTGTTCGAGGACGTCTTCGTGCCCGACCACATGGTGCTCGGCGAGGTCGGGTCCGGGTGGCACCAGGTCACCTCCGAGCTGGCCTACGAGCGCTCCGGCCCGGACCGATTCCTGACCACCTTCCCCGTGCTGCGGTACTTCCTGGACTTCCGCGACGTGGCGGGCCCGGAGGCGGAGCTGCGGCTCGGCGCGCTGGCCGCCCGGTACTGGGTGCTGCGCAACATGTCCCTGTCGATCGCCAGGTCGCTCGACGGCGGCGAGGTCCCCGCGGTCGAGGCGACCCTGGTCAAGGACCTCGGCACCTCCTTCGAGCACGACGTGCTCGACCTGGTCCGCGACCTCTCCGGCGGCGAGCAGGAGCCCGGTGGCGACCTGTTCGACCAGCTGCTGGCCGAGGCGACGGTCACCGCCCCCACCTTCACCCTGCGCGGCGGCACCAACGAGGTGTTGCGGACCGTCGCGGCCAAGCACCTGCTGCGCGAGAAGCGGAGGGCACTGTGA
- a CDS encoding enoyl-CoA hydratase-related protein has product MTPETRLDIENGIAVLTVSNPSIKNALTLKMAHQLTEFCDRIDADRTIGAVVVRGDGGTFCSGADTRSWNGTYADPMSDSAYAETDDIYGAFYRVGQIKVPTISAVRGAAVGAGLNLALATDLRIVADDARLIAGFLKAGIHPGGGFFTIASRVAGREAAAAMGVFSEEVSGTRAVHMGLAWEAVADDRVEARALELAGRIAGDPVLARRVAKSFRAEADPSPLPWSTAIEVERGVQIWTQARRLRADGDDQGEGR; this is encoded by the coding sequence ATGACACCCGAGACACGCCTGGACATCGAGAACGGGATCGCCGTCCTCACCGTCAGCAACCCGTCCATCAAGAACGCGCTCACCCTGAAGATGGCGCACCAGCTCACCGAGTTCTGCGACCGGATCGACGCCGACCGCACCATCGGCGCCGTGGTCGTCCGGGGCGACGGCGGCACGTTCTGCTCCGGGGCAGACACCCGCTCGTGGAACGGGACCTACGCCGATCCCATGAGCGACAGCGCCTACGCCGAGACCGACGACATCTACGGGGCGTTCTACCGGGTCGGCCAGATCAAGGTCCCGACCATCTCCGCGGTCCGCGGGGCCGCGGTCGGCGCGGGGCTGAACCTCGCACTGGCGACCGACCTGCGGATCGTCGCGGACGACGCCCGGCTCATCGCGGGCTTCCTCAAGGCGGGCATCCACCCCGGCGGCGGTTTCTTCACCATCGCCTCCCGCGTGGCGGGGCGCGAGGCGGCCGCGGCCATGGGCGTCTTCAGCGAGGAGGTCTCCGGCACGCGCGCCGTCCACATGGGACTCGCGTGGGAGGCGGTCGCCGACGACCGGGTGGAGGCGCGGGCGCTCGAACTGGCCGGGCGGATCGCCGGTGATCCCGTGCTGGCCCGACGGGTGGCGAAGTCCTTCCGCGCCGAAGCCGACCCGTCACCGCTGCCGTGGTCGACGGCCATCGAGGTCGAACGCGGTGTGCAGATCTGGACCCAGGCCCGTCGACTCCGGGCCGACGGCGACGACCAGGGGGAGGGACGATGA